TCCTGTTTTTCGTCGGCTTCTTCCTCGCGACGTTCACGTCGGGATTGCTCATCACCGAAGTCAGCGTGACGACGGTGAGCGAGGAAACGCGATTCGATCGTACCCAGACGACGCTCGGGGTCTGTGGCGCGATCTGGCTGCTCGGAATCCCGAGTGCCTACTCCGTCGACGTTCTCGACTATCTCGACTTCGTCTTCGGGAACTGGGGACTGCCGCTTGCAGCACTCGCCATCATCGGCATCATCGGCTGGGTCGCGGGGCCGAAACGGATCCGCATGCTCGCGGTGAACCGCAACGCCGGTATCTACGTCGGCTCCTGGTGGGATCCCGTGATCAAGTACGTCATTCCCGCGGTCATGCTCTTCATCATGGGCTACTTCGCCTGGGAGAACTACGGCACCGCGGAGATGATCGGTGGCATGCTCGTGATCGTGCTGTTCCCGATCATCGGTTACGCGATCATGTCCGTCGTGGAGGGCCGGGGCGGCCAACCGGATCGTGCGGAAGTTCCCGGAGGTGACGACTGATGGCGCTGACTGCCGAAGTGCTGGCCATGCTCGCGTTCACCCTGCTCGCGTTCTGGGGCGTCGCCGCGTGGGCGCTCGTCCGGACGCTGCGACAGGAAGGGCGGAAAGTCGAGATCCTCGAGCACCAGGATCGGATGGACACCTACTCGCCGAAAGCCCTCGCGGAGTTGCGCGAGTGGATCGAGGCCAACCCCGACGATCCGCTGGTCGACGAGGTCCGCGAACAGCACAACGAGTGCGTCGAGGTCCTCGAGCAGACCGACAGGCGCTTCTACGACTGGTCGGACGCGGAGGTCGAGCGACTCGAGCGGGTCTGATCGACGGATCGGGCTCGTCTTGTTCGATCGGTCTCGATTCCGACGCTAGTTCTTTTACGATGCCGCCACTACCAGCAGGTGTGACACGGCCGGCTTCCGGAGCGCGTAACGGTGACAGCGGTCCTTCGATCCGCCCCGCCGAGCGTGCCGACCTGCTCGCGGTTACCCGTATCGAAAACGAGTCGTTCGCCCAGCCCTGGCCGTACGACGCGTTCGACCGATTTCTGGGCGAACCGGGCTTTCTCATCGCCCTCGAGGAGGGCGAGGTCGCCGGCTACGTCGTCGCCGACGTCACGCGAAACTTTGGCCGAAGTCTCGGCCACGTGAAAGACATCGCGGTCCACCCGGACCACCGGGGCGCGGGTGTCGGTAGCCTGTTGCTCTCCCGGGCGCTCGCGGTGCTCACGGCCCACGGGGCTGATTCGGTCAAACTCGAGGTTCGTCGCTCGAACGACCGTGCGAAGCGCCTCTACCGGCAGTTCGGCTTCGAACCGTTGCGGTTCGTCCCCGACTACTACGGGGACGACGAGGATGCAATCGTGATGATCCGCAAACTCGGTTGATCGTCGCTCGTCGGCCTCGCTGTGTCGGTTACGTGCTGGATCTCGCTCTCCCGTCGTTTCATACGATTTGTTGTACCGATGTACCGGTGGGACCGCAGGACGGTTGCGGTCCCAGCGGTAACGACGTACAGCAGACAGTATCAGCCGCGGGACGTGGACGTTTTACCGCCCGCGCTCGTACGATCGAGCATGGGATACGCTTGCCCCGTCTGCGGCGCCGAACAGGCCGACGCGGCGCATCTCGCGAATCACCTCGCGATCACCGCGTCGCTCGGTCGGGAGGACCACCGCGAGTGGCTCGAGGAGCACGCCCCCGACTGGGGCGACTGTTCGCCCGAGGAGTTAGGCGAGCGCGTCAGCCCGCACGCTCCCGAGGTCGAGACGCCCGACTTCGAGAGCGCGAGCCACGGTCACGACCACGGTCGACCGGACGGTCTCGAGGAGGGGATCGCCCAGCAGAGCCGCCAGCCCGGTCGCGGATCGCTGACGGCCGAAGCCGAGGACGTCCTGCAGGAGGCCCGGGAACTGACGAAACAGATGCAGGAAACGGGCGGCGCGGACGACGATACCGAGGGCAGCGGGGCTGAAAGCGCTCACGACGATACCGAGGACAACGGGACCGAGGATGCGGACGACACCGCCGAGCGCGGAAACGAAAACGCGTAACTGCCCGTCGGTCGTTCGTCCACGTATGCACACGGTGGGGACGTTCACCTTCGAGTCCGTAGCGGACGCGCGCGAACAGTACAACGACATCGGTCCGGCAGCCCAGACCGTCGTCCGCGAGGTCGCGAAGGCCATGGAGTTCGACCGCGAGGAGTACGCCGACCGCGTCTCGAGCGAGGTCATCGAGACTGCCCGCGACGCCCTTTTCGCCAGTTTGCTCGAGGTGTGCGTCGGCACGCGCGAGGAGTTCGACGACTGGCGGGAGTCGTACGACGGCGAGGTGTCGGTCGCCGGCCACGAGAACGTCGAGAACGTCGTCTGGCACGTCGGTCCCGAGGGCGAGGCCGTCGCCGCCACCTTCCAGAACGAGGAGGACGCGGCGGTCGCGACGCTCCGTCGGCAGGC
Above is a window of Natronorubrum tibetense GA33 DNA encoding:
- a CDS encoding DUF5810 domain-containing protein, with translation MGYACPVCGAEQADAAHLANHLAITASLGREDHREWLEEHAPDWGDCSPEELGERVSPHAPEVETPDFESASHGHDHGRPDGLEEGIAQQSRQPGRGSLTAEAEDVLQEARELTKQMQETGGADDDTEGSGAESAHDDTEDNGTEDADDTAERGNENA
- the rimI gene encoding ribosomal protein S18-alanine N-acetyltransferase, translated to MTRPASGARNGDSGPSIRPAERADLLAVTRIENESFAQPWPYDAFDRFLGEPGFLIALEEGEVAGYVVADVTRNFGRSLGHVKDIAVHPDHRGAGVGSLLLSRALAVLTAHGADSVKLEVRRSNDRAKRLYRQFGFEPLRFVPDYYGDDEDAIVMIRKLG
- a CDS encoding DUF5809 family protein; translation: MHTVGTFTFESVADAREQYNDIGPAAQTVVREVAKAMEFDREEYADRVSSEVIETARDALFASLLEVCVGTREEFDDWRESYDGEVSVAGHENVENVVWHVGPEGEAVAATFQNEEDAAVATLRRQAFGQLYRDLL